One segment of Dehalococcoidia bacterium DNA contains the following:
- a CDS encoding EVE domain-containing protein translates to MANYWLAVGSPENWKTAFSYQNIWGLKQTQRHLWDELCENDIIFFYATQPVIGVIGYGVVKTKFYQDKPLWPQEIKEERVIWSLRLEFDVEKCLPYAEWIKSRIISEDLKKRTRSGFQLLNEYMANWLISQLQSIQPTDYVQKLSEPDRMRVAEAETPFIPSHNEVKLRLVEIGRIQGFLADSEYPIKIGSKTSRLDAVWRKLAHSVPTYVFEVQVGGDVEHALGKLKHAFDLWNSHIYIVASESDHEKVENLLSGTFHEIDNRLKFVELGKIDELYDRKKAYFDLEKELGIKC, encoded by the coding sequence ATGGCAAATTACTGGTTAGCTGTGGGTTCACCTGAGAATTGGAAAACCGCTTTTAGTTATCAGAATATCTGGGGTCTTAAGCAAACGCAGAGACACCTATGGGATGAGTTATGTGAGAACGATATTATATTCTTTTATGCTACGCAACCAGTAATTGGTGTTATTGGTTATGGGGTTGTAAAAACGAAGTTTTATCAGGATAAGCCACTCTGGCCTCAGGAAATAAAAGAGGAACGAGTAATTTGGTCACTGCGATTAGAGTTCGATGTAGAGAAGTGTTTGCCATATGCTGAATGGATTAAATCCAGAATAATTTCAGAGGATTTAAAGAAACGCACGCGTTCAGGTTTCCAACTTCTTAACGAGTATATGGCCAACTGGCTTATTTCCCAACTCCAATCTATCCAGCCAACGGATTACGTGCAAAAGCTATCAGAGCCGGATAGAATGCGAGTGGCTGAGGCTGAAACCCCATTTATACCTTCCCATAACGAAGTGAAATTAAGATTGGTTGAAATTGGGAGAATTCAGGGCTTCCTTGCCGATTCTGAATACCCAATTAAGATAGGCAGTAAAACAAGTAGGCTTGATGCTGTATGGCGAAAACTAGCCCATTCCGTGCCAACTTACGTTTTTGAGGTTCAAGTTGGTGGCGATGTAGAACATGCTCTCGGTAAATTAAAGCACGCGTTTGATTTGTGGAACAGTCATATATATATCGTGGCATCTGAGTCAGATCATGAAAAGGTTGAAAATCTGCTTTCTGGGACATTTCATGAGATTGATAATAGGCTAAAATTTGTTGAGTTAGGAAAAATAGATGAACTTTATGACCGCAAAAAAGCCTATTTTGATCTTGAAAAAGAATTGGGGATCAAATGCTAA